From a single bacterium genomic region:
- a CDS encoding DUF1778 domain-containing protein → MVADVRPRRSVRIEVRMTPADRALIDRAVRANGSHLTEFVVTHLKIAARRVLADRNEFTLSAEAAEEWEKINDRPAQDLPGLRALMARPSPFIAE, encoded by the coding sequence GTGGTAGCTGACGTACGTCCTCGGCGCAGTGTGCGGATTGAGGTTCGAATGACGCCAGCCGACCGGGCGCTGATCGATCGGGCAGTGAGAGCGAATGGCAGCCATCTCACAGAGTTTGTCGTAACCCATTTGAAGATTGCCGCCCGCCGAGTGCTAGCCGATCGCAACGAGTTCACGCTCAGTGCAGAAGCAGCGGAGGAGTGGGAGAAGATCAATGATCGCCCTGCTCAAGATCTCCCCGGACTGCGAGCGCTGATGGCCCGGCCGTCGCCTTTCATTGCCGAATAG
- a CDS encoding maleylpyruvate isomerase family mycothiol-dependent enzyme, with protein MNDPIVELLEAVWDSIAHLGSDLSDEQWDTPTECPGWSVRDQVSHIVGLERMLAGESPEPPATDGGLEGIAAFNEGQIAPRRSRPGAEVLAEMNDICTRRLEMLRTMPAEKWDEVGFTPIGDAPYRTFMHIRVFDCWAHEQDMRRALGIPGHLSGPVVQHCLDWHARNMGYVVGKKAGAPDDSTVVFAIDGDADGPRGVAVADGRAKPAPPADNPTVTVQTDVDTYNALCCGRTDPAAALAAGLVILTGDEELGQRVVLALAYVS; from the coding sequence ATGAACGATCCAATAGTCGAATTGCTCGAGGCGGTCTGGGACTCCATCGCCCACCTCGGTTCCGATTTGAGCGATGAGCAGTGGGACACGCCCACCGAGTGCCCCGGCTGGTCGGTGCGCGATCAGGTGAGCCACATCGTCGGCCTAGAGCGGATGCTGGCCGGAGAGAGCCCCGAGCCCCCCGCCACCGACGGCGGGCTCGAGGGCATCGCCGCCTTCAACGAGGGCCAAATCGCCCCTCGCCGGTCCCGGCCCGGCGCCGAGGTGCTGGCCGAGATGAACGACATCTGCACCCGTCGCCTGGAGATGCTGCGCACCATGCCCGCAGAGAAGTGGGACGAGGTGGGCTTCACCCCCATCGGCGACGCCCCCTACCGCACGTTCATGCACATCCGGGTGTTCGACTGCTGGGCCCACGAGCAGGACATGCGCCGGGCGCTGGGCATCCCCGGCCACCTGAGCGGCCCGGTGGTCCAGCACTGCTTGGACTGGCACGCCCGCAACATGGGCTATGTGGTGGGCAAGAAGGCCGGCGCGCCCGACGACAGCACGGTGGTGTTCGCCATCGACGGCGACGCCGACGGCCCCCGGGGCGTGGCCGTGGCCGACGGCCGGGCCAAGCCTGCGCCCCCGGCCGATAACCCCACCGTCACCGTGCAAACCGATGTGGACACCTACAACGCCCTTTGCTGCGGTCGCACCGACCCCGCCGCAGCCCTGGCCGCCGGCCTGGTGATCCTGACGGGCGACGAAGAACTGGGCCAGCGAGTAGTTCTGGCCCTGGCCTACGTTTCGTGA
- a CDS encoding NifU family protein codes for MSETMEAQLFEVTEAAIDKVLDIRSNEDDPEALGLRIEITGVSGADYTYDLAFEEVANCAEGHRHIITGGLTVMIPDESVENLTGATLDLPNNPMQGGLVIRNPNKPDLLAGADLELSGTIPEQLQQLLDQHINPSLASHGGFANLLGVEGHTAYITMGGGCQGCAMSAATLREGITVMITEAIPEITDVVDATDHEAGDNPYFART; via the coding sequence GTGAGCGAAACCATGGAAGCCCAACTGTTCGAAGTCACCGAAGCAGCCATTGACAAGGTGCTCGACATCCGGTCCAACGAGGATGATCCCGAAGCCCTCGGCCTGCGAATCGAGATCACCGGGGTCAGCGGTGCCGATTACACCTACGACCTGGCGTTTGAGGAGGTGGCCAATTGCGCCGAGGGCCACCGCCACATCATCACCGGGGGCCTCACGGTGATGATCCCCGATGAGTCGGTGGAGAATCTGACCGGCGCCACCCTGGACCTGCCCAACAATCCCATGCAGGGCGGGCTGGTCATCCGCAACCCCAACAAGCCCGATCTTCTGGCCGGGGCTGATCTAGAACTCTCCGGAACCATCCCTGAGCAGCTTCAGCAGCTGCTCGACCAGCACATCAATCCCTCGCTGGCCTCCCATGGCGGGTTCGCCAACTTGTTGGGCGTGGAGGGGCACACCGCCTACATCACCATGGGCGGCGGCTGCCAGGGATGCGCCATGAGCGCGGCCACCCTCCGGGAGGGCATCACCGTGATGATCACCGAGGCCATCCCCGAGATCACCGACGTGGTGGACGCCACCGATCACGAAGCGGGCGACAACCCCTATTTCGCCCGGACCTGA
- a CDS encoding ABC transporter permease — MSGAVHTAPPTVEVVRARPSGFFGDVTSVASRALRLLPRDLEAIIPAMLIPLFFLMVTIGAIQNLAGDVVSNIDYKAFQLPVAIMTAVTGMSRANALVIDISEGYFDRLLMTPVNRYALLLGLMVADFTLFVVMAVPVIALGFAIGVSFGATGVLGLIVFVLFGALWGLAFTGFPYAIALRTGNPGAVNSSFLLFFPFMFLTTAWVSREVMTDWLAAITWFNPMTYALEGMRSLFSGWDGWALGRALLSIGVVGLLAQSLAFRSLRGRIRRG, encoded by the coding sequence ATGAGCGGGGCTGTCCACACCGCCCCGCCCACCGTCGAAGTGGTGCGAGCCCGACCGTCGGGGTTCTTTGGCGACGTGACCTCGGTGGCCAGCCGGGCGCTGCGGCTCTTGCCCCGTGACCTGGAGGCGATCATCCCCGCCATGTTGATCCCTTTGTTCTTTCTGATGGTCACCATCGGGGCCATTCAGAACCTGGCCGGCGACGTGGTCTCAAACATCGATTACAAGGCCTTCCAGCTGCCGGTGGCCATCATGACCGCGGTGACCGGCATGTCTCGGGCCAATGCCCTGGTGATTGACATCTCCGAGGGCTATTTCGACCGGCTGCTGATGACCCCGGTTAACCGCTATGCCCTGCTGTTGGGGCTGATGGTGGCCGATTTCACCCTGTTTGTGGTGATGGCGGTGCCGGTGATCGCCTTGGGCTTCGCCATAGGGGTGAGTTTCGGTGCCACCGGGGTGTTGGGCCTGATTGTGTTCGTGCTGTTCGGGGCGCTGTGGGGGCTGGCCTTCACCGGCTTCCCCTACGCCATCGCGCTGCGCACTGGGAACCCGGGCGCGGTCAACTCCAGCTTTCTGCTGTTCTTCCCGTTCATGTTCCTGACCACCGCCTGGGTGAGCCGGGAGGTGATGACCGACTGGCTGGCCGCCATCACCTGGTTCAATCCCATGACCTATGCCCTGGAGGGGATGCGCTCGTTGTTCTCCGGCTGGGACGGCTGGGCGCTCGGGCGGGCACTTCTGTCCATTGGCGTGGTAGGGCTTTTGGCCCAGTCGCTGGCCTTCCGGTCGCTGCGAGGCCGCATCCGCCGCGGCTGA
- a CDS encoding TIGR03663 family protein produces MTREQDVPLEGWSPLSFWRRRPETALAVAVGAMAVAGLVLRLVELGERPFHHDESIDAWYSWRFLEGTYEGYDPVYHGPLRFYLTAAVFWVFGESHTTARMVAVLAGVGMIVLPWFLRRSLGPVVTLCTSAVLAFSPTALYMTRLGREDSLTAFITLAMMVVVVRFLDRPRLLLPTLFGFLLAAGFAVKETTFIVVFIFGGFLLALVGEQAARQAFSADSEVNPGAEPGGAESGGAAGWSWMLPIGLVPMGIAFGVSAYYNAEVFVTLGVYGVLMAMVILLLASPHEIWELPVVRAARGVPGWGWVLSAAVFLFFFALWFTVFFTNSEGFLDGFTEGITYWRGEQDTNRGSEPWHYYLYTIPLYEYLVCILAVVGAVHVFRNPTFVGKFMVWTAVASWFSYSWASERFPWLALHILVPMAFLAGYGVQVLWQARKKMWMPAVWVVLAGLVATTLFFAWRTNYVNQRDPRELLTQVHTTDAYLDTVERIEALNEYSKSIGEGPVTVAMDNAISVPNLWYFRGYEGLRWTDSASTQNASADFVLALAGSNIAGIAPDLADHQTTRMPLRDWWAPQFESYHDGWFSGWGNWLVDREVWNEATLGSTDFDLSVSPRALDLEARMGAAE; encoded by the coding sequence ATGACCCGAGAGCAAGACGTTCCCCTGGAGGGCTGGAGCCCATTGTCGTTCTGGCGCCGGCGTCCGGAGACGGCGCTGGCCGTGGCCGTGGGGGCGATGGCGGTGGCCGGGCTGGTGCTGCGGTTGGTGGAGCTGGGGGAACGGCCCTTCCACCACGACGAGAGCATCGACGCCTGGTACTCGTGGCGGTTCCTGGAGGGCACCTACGAGGGCTACGACCCGGTGTACCACGGGCCGCTGCGCTTCTATCTGACGGCGGCGGTCTTCTGGGTATTCGGGGAGTCCCACACCACCGCCCGCATGGTGGCCGTCTTGGCCGGGGTCGGGATGATCGTGCTGCCGTGGTTCCTGCGCCGGTCATTGGGTCCGGTGGTGACTTTGTGTACCTCAGCAGTGCTGGCGTTCAGCCCGACCGCCCTGTACATGACCCGGCTGGGCCGGGAAGACTCGCTTACCGCGTTCATCACCCTGGCCATGATGGTGGTGGTGGTCCGCTTCCTGGACCGCCCCCGACTGCTCTTGCCCACGCTGTTCGGGTTCCTGTTGGCCGCCGGATTCGCGGTCAAAGAGACCACGTTCATCGTCGTGTTCATATTCGGAGGATTCCTTTTGGCCCTGGTGGGTGAGCAGGCGGCCCGCCAGGCCTTCTCGGCCGATTCTGAGGTCAATCCCGGGGCCGAGCCCGGCGGGGCCGAGTCCGGCGGGGCGGCCGGGTGGTCTTGGATGCTGCCCATCGGGCTGGTGCCCATGGGCATCGCCTTCGGGGTCAGCGCCTACTACAACGCCGAGGTGTTCGTGACCCTGGGCGTCTACGGGGTGCTTATGGCGATGGTCATTCTCCTGCTGGCCAGCCCCCACGAGATTTGGGAGCTGCCGGTGGTGCGGGCCGCTCGGGGCGTGCCCGGGTGGGGATGGGTGCTGTCCGCCGCCGTCTTCTTGTTCTTCTTCGCCCTGTGGTTCACGGTGTTCTTCACCAATTCAGAGGGCTTCTTAGACGGCTTCACCGAGGGGATCACCTATTGGCGGGGGGAGCAGGACACCAACCGGGGCAGCGAACCGTGGCACTACTACCTGTACACCATCCCGCTGTACGAGTACCTGGTGTGCATCCTGGCGGTGGTCGGCGCGGTCCATGTGTTCCGCAACCCGACCTTCGTGGGCAAGTTCATGGTGTGGACCGCGGTGGCCAGCTGGTTCTCGTACTCCTGGGCCAGCGAGCGATTCCCGTGGTTGGCGCTGCACATCCTGGTGCCGATGGCTTTTCTGGCCGGCTACGGCGTGCAGGTGCTGTGGCAGGCCCGGAAGAAGATGTGGATGCCAGCGGTGTGGGTGGTGCTGGCCGGCCTAGTGGCCACCACGCTGTTCTTCGCGTGGAGGACCAACTATGTGAACCAGCGCGACCCCCGGGAGCTGCTGACCCAGGTCCACACCACCGACGCCTACCTCGACACCGTCGAGCGCATCGAGGCACTGAACGAGTACTCCAAGTCGATCGGTGAAGGCCCGGTGACGGTGGCGATGGACAACGCCATCTCGGTGCCCAACCTGTGGTATTTCCGGGGCTACGAGGGTCTCCGATGGACCGACAGCGCTTCGACGCAGAACGCCTCTGCCGACTTTGTGCTCGCCCTTGCCGGGAGCAACATCGCCGGGATTGCCCCTGATCTGGCCGACCACCAGACCACCCGCATGCCGCTGCGGGATTGGTGGGCCCCCCAGTTCGAGTCGTACCATGACGGATGGTTCTCGGGCTGGGGCAACTGGCTGGTGGACCGGGAGGTGTGGAACGAGGCCACGCTGGGCAGCACCGACTTCGATTTGTCGGTGAGTCCCCGGGCACTCGACCTCGAGGCCCGGATGGGCGCGGCCGAATAG
- a CDS encoding ATP-binding cassette domain-containing protein: MPAAISARELRRTYGEVVAVDSLDLEVAAGEIYGFLGPNGAGKSTVVRMLCTLASMTAGSASVAGHDVATQGDQVRLSIGVALQDAALDGKLTGRETLSLQGRYYGLERGAIATRIEELAPLLEMDAIDRRVSTYSGGMKRRLDLAAALMHNPEVLFLDEPTTGLDPISRAVVWEQIRRLNRDLGMTIFLTTQYLEEADALTHRVGILNEGLLVAEGTPDGLKRTVGSDVVVARVAGDPEAAAAAIAQVPGISHIEVYANEVSAATGDGASVVSPVAVALSAAGVEVSDLSIHPTTLDDVFLELTGARIEVEE, from the coding sequence GTGCCAGCGGCCATTTCTGCCCGGGAACTACGCCGGACCTACGGCGAGGTGGTAGCGGTGGACTCGCTCGACCTCGAGGTGGCTGCGGGGGAGATCTACGGGTTTCTGGGGCCCAACGGCGCGGGCAAATCTACCGTGGTCCGGATGCTGTGTACGCTGGCGTCGATGACCGCGGGGTCGGCCTCAGTGGCCGGCCACGACGTGGCCACCCAGGGCGACCAGGTGCGCCTGAGCATCGGGGTGGCCCTCCAGGATGCCGCCCTCGATGGCAAGCTCACCGGCCGGGAGACGCTGTCCCTGCAAGGCCGCTACTACGGGCTGGAGCGGGGCGCCATCGCCACTCGCATCGAGGAACTGGCCCCCCTGTTGGAGATGGACGCCATCGACCGGCGGGTGTCCACCTATTCGGGGGGCATGAAGCGCCGCTTGGACCTGGCCGCGGCGCTGATGCACAACCCCGAGGTGCTGTTCTTGGATGAGCCCACCACCGGCCTCGACCCCATCAGCCGGGCGGTGGTGTGGGAGCAGATTCGGCGCTTGAACCGCGATCTGGGCATGACCATCTTCCTAACCACTCAATACCTAGAGGAGGCCGATGCGCTCACCCACCGAGTGGGCATCTTGAACGAGGGCCTTCTCGTGGCCGAGGGGACGCCTGATGGGCTCAAGCGCACGGTGGGCTCCGACGTGGTGGTGGCCCGGGTGGCCGGCGACCCCGAGGCAGCCGCTGCGGCCATCGCCCAAGTGCCGGGGATCAGCCATATCGAGGTGTACGCCAACGAGGTGAGCGCGGCCACCGGCGACGGGGCATCGGTGGTCAGTCCGGTGGCAGTTGCTTTGTCGGCTGCCGGGGTGGAGGTGAGCGATCTGTCGATTCACCCCACCACCCTCGACGATGTGTTTCTGGAGCTCACTGGGGCCCGAATCGAGGTGGAGGAATGA
- a CDS encoding crotonase/enoyl-CoA hydratase family protein, producing MSDSTCASVSYELNGDVAVVGLDDGKVNVLTHEVIAALHESLDRAESEAKAVVMAGRPGKFTAGFDLKVMQSGPEAARDLFRAGMDLFVRLYEFPLPVVAACTGHAFAAGAIWLMCCDVRIGADLNTKIGLNETAIGMVLPNSVVALARDRLSPRHVHSSVLLARLYSPQDATDVGFLDWVVAEDDLEEAAVAEAAGLAEGLSLKAFAGTRRVIRGPVVQSIREMLDHDTRSFTVGLT from the coding sequence ATGTCCGATTCAACCTGTGCTTCGGTCAGCTACGAGCTGAACGGCGACGTGGCCGTGGTCGGTTTAGACGACGGCAAAGTGAACGTTTTGACCCACGAGGTGATCGCCGCCCTCCACGAATCGCTGGACCGGGCAGAGAGCGAGGCCAAGGCAGTGGTGATGGCGGGCCGGCCCGGCAAGTTCACCGCCGGCTTCGACCTGAAGGTGATGCAGTCGGGCCCCGAGGCGGCCAGAGACCTGTTCCGAGCCGGCATGGACCTGTTCGTGCGGCTCTACGAGTTCCCCCTCCCCGTGGTGGCGGCCTGCACCGGGCACGCCTTCGCCGCGGGGGCCATCTGGCTGATGTGCTGCGACGTGCGCATCGGCGCCGACCTGAATACCAAGATCGGGCTCAACGAAACCGCCATCGGGATGGTGCTGCCCAACTCAGTGGTCGCGCTGGCCCGCGACCGACTGTCGCCTCGCCACGTCCATTCCTCGGTTTTGCTGGCCCGGCTCTACTCTCCCCAAGATGCCACCGACGTGGGCTTTCTGGACTGGGTGGTTGCCGAAGATGACCTGGAGGAGGCTGCGGTGGCCGAGGCCGCCGGCCTGGCCGAGGGACTCTCTCTCAAAGCCTTCGCCGGCACCCGGCGCGTGATCCGGGGGCCGGTGGTCCAATCGATTCGGGAGATGCTCGACCACGACACCCGGTCGTTCACCGTCGGGTTGACTTGA
- a CDS encoding GNAT family N-acetyltransferase: protein MGTTKVLVVTQPGQAEVVAYYGWCMAQINFEDAPVRLRKGAGRYPQPVALLARLGVSTAHEGRGIGDGLLQDVLARTLALGDEIGCRVLLVHAESSEARDFYYHLIPEFESSPTDDLHLLLLMKSIRKTLVGLE from the coding sequence ATGGGCACCACCAAGGTGCTTGTAGTCACCCAGCCGGGACAGGCTGAAGTGGTTGCGTACTACGGCTGGTGCATGGCCCAGATCAATTTTGAGGATGCGCCTGTTCGGTTGCGAAAGGGTGCTGGCCGCTACCCACAACCAGTCGCGTTGTTGGCCCGTCTTGGTGTTAGCACCGCCCACGAAGGCCGAGGAATCGGAGATGGCTTACTCCAGGACGTACTCGCCCGCACCCTGGCATTGGGGGACGAGATCGGGTGCCGGGTCCTGTTGGTTCATGCCGAGAGCTCGGAAGCACGGGACTTCTACTACCACTTGATCCCCGAGTTCGAATCCTCACCCACCGACGATTTGCATCTCCTCTTGCTGATGAAGTCAATCCGGAAAACCCTGGTCGGGTTGGAATGA